In Pseudomonas lutea, the sequence CAGAATATTCAGAATCTGCAGGCAGCAGCTGATCAGGCCACTACGCCTCAGCAAAAAGAAGACATTTCCAACCGGATCAAAACCGAGCAAGCAACTATTGCCAACGAGGCAAACCGGCAGGCAACGGCCAAAGATCTGATGGACAAGCAGGATGATCTGCTGGCTCAAAAGCAAAACGATGAATTCGACAAATTCATGAAGAGTGGGGAATAACCATGGCAGGGCAATTCACTATAGGCTCCGATATATTCGCGTCGATTGACACCGGACTTTCCTCGGTGTTTTCGTCGGGTTTACCTGCGCTCGCCAGTTTGGTGGCGCCTGTAGTGGGTGCCTTTGTGTCCCTGTATGCTGTAATTATTGCACTCAACTGGATCTGGTCAGGCAACACGCAGGAACTACCCATTGGTGATTTGCTGAAGCGGATGTTCTACATGGCGCTGTTCACAGCGTTCGCGTTCAACATCTCGCTTTACAATACCGCCGTGGTGGCTCCAGTCCAAAGTATTGGTGCGGAAATCGCCCAAGCATTCGCTCGGACCAATACTCAAGTGCCTAACATCATTGATCAGATGGGAAACCAGATCATCGACACCGTAACAATGATCTGGACAAAAACACCCAAAATGACCTTGCTCAAATGGAACTTGGTGCCGATGATGCGTGCCCTCGGGACTATCCTAATTGTGGCAATTGGCGGTTCTATATTCATGGCTATCTCGTTCCTGTATTTGCTGATTGCCAAGATTATGGTTGCCTTTGTATTGTTAGTTGGGCCAATTTTTATTTCATTCGCATTCTTCCCGTTAACTCGGGACTACTTCATGAAATGGGCATCACAGCTGCTGAACTATATTTTTCTTTATGCCTTTTTCGGCATAGGCTTTACGCTCTTAACAAACCTCCTGCAGCAATATGTTTCGGGCAACGACTTCAGTAAGATTCTAGTTACGGATGTAACACAGATTAAATTACTATTCTGCTACATCCTTTTCTCCGGCGTAATGATGGCTATTCCCTCTCTTGCCTCTCAACTGACTGGCGGTGTTGGCATAAGTGGCCTGGGCGCAGCGGGTCCGATGATGAGCATGATGACGCGGGGTGTCAGTCAACTCGCCAAAGGCTTGGGGAAAGGAGCAGGTGGCAGCGGTAATCGGATCGCGGGTGCTGGGTCCAATCGCAAGTTAGGATGATTTTCGCGGGCGCGAAATTCCGTTTTCAGGTTTAACCAATATAAAGATTTCGCGGGCGCGAAAAAATGGAGTTACACATGTACAAGGTTTTGATCTTGGTGTTATCGGCTTTTCTCGTTTCGGCATGTTCTTCCAAACCACCAATGCCCCCAGAACCAGAGGGGCCATTGATCAAGGTGAACATCAACCAGCCACATGAGACTTTCGGCGAGGTGAAGAAATGAGAAAAAACACGGATGTCAGCCCGGAATTGCAAAAGCATTTCGAGGAGACCAAGAGCCTGGAACAGCGCCGCGACAGCGGAGACGCTGCGGAAAAAGGTGCCTTGGGAAAAGAAGCCAAGCGCCTGATCGAGGAAGCGAAGAAATTCGAGCGCTCACGCGAAGCGTCGAACAAGAAGATGACCAAAGCTGCAGTGATTGTGGCGGGTATCTCCGTTGTATTGAACCTGCTTCTGGGCATTGCCATTGTTGTCATGATGCCCTTGAAAACAGTCGAACCCTATGTTCTCCGAATTCACGACGGAGGTTCGGTCACTGCCGAGGCGCCGCTGGGTGAGGCGAAGACGACGTTTGGCGAGGAAGCTGACAAGTTCTTTATCTCGCAATATGTAATTGCTCGTGAGTCGTATGACTGGAACCTGGCTCAGCGCAATTACGACACGGTAAAGTCATATAGCATTCTGGGTGGTTCGGTTTTCAACGAGTACGACAACTTCGTCAAGTCGCCTAAATCGCCGCTCGCCATTCTGACCAATAAGGCCCGTGTAGAAGCGCCTATTACGTCCATTACCCTGGACCAGAAAACGTCGACGGCAACCGTTCGCTTCGCAAAAACCGTTATTGCGGCAGATGGCAAGCCAAGCTTGATGATTCCGCAAACCTACTGGATTGCCACACTCAGCTACAGCTACCCCAATCCGAAACTCAAGCCCGAGGAGCGTCGCCTGAACCCGCTCGGTATGAAGATTCCGGCCTATCAACTGGTGCAAGAGCAAATCGGGAACTGACAATGAAATACAATCTTGCACTTAACACGTTTGTAGTCGTCGCAACTCTGATGGGTTGCAACCTGGCCAGCGCTGCAACTGCACCCACACCATCGACTTTTGACCAGCGCATCCAGAATGTAATGTACAACCCGGACGACGTGGTTGTTATCCGCACCCGACCTGGTAACACCACACTGGTCAAGCTGGAACCAGGTGAGGTTGTCGTGGGCATTCCGGGCGGTGGCTTGTCGATTGGCGACTCTGACGCATGGACTATCGGCATCCGGGAAAACAGCATCTTCCTCAAACCCAAAGCGCCGTTTCCAGACACGAACATCAACCTTGTGACGAACAAGCGTACCTATGCTATCCAGCTGGTGGAAACGAATGATATCAAGCGTGCCTCCTGGCAGGTACGTTATCAATACCCCGCCGTTCCAGTTCCTATCAAAGCACCTGTGGTGGATCGTGGCCCGTGTTCGGACGGCCCAATCAACCGCAACTACTTCAAGTATGGCGATCAGTCATTGTCTCCTACCGAGGTTTGGGACGATGGCCGATTCACCTGCATGCGGTTTCCGACCAGCAAAGCATTGCCCAATGTTTATCGCTACAACCCTAAATCAGAACTCAAGGAAGCCATTACCAACTTCCACATGAAAGACGATGTACTGGTTGTGCATGAGGTGACGGACGAATTCCGCCTTCGTATTGGTGACCAGGTTCTGGGGCTCAAAACAGACTCGCTGCGCGATGCTCCGTACAACTGGAAGAAAACGACTACCGGCGAGACAAGGGTGAACCGCAATGGCCAATAATCCATACCAAGACCTTGATGCAGAGGAAGGCCGTCCGATTGATCCGCCTGTAGCCCCTCAACCGCTGGCAGGTGATCGCGGAGAACCTACGACCAAATCCCCAAAGCGCAAGAGTAAAGGGGTGGTCATCGCGGTCGTCGCGATCATTGTTGCTGCCCTGTTGTGCCTAGGCTTCGTAGGGTTGTTCGCTTATCGCTCGGTTCAGGCCAGCAAAGCTGCGAGGGCCGCGAACGTGGCAGAAGATCCGGCACTGGCGCAGAAAACCAGCGATGGCCCGGATCTGGGCCGCTATCAGGAAAAGCTTGCCGCGGATCTCGCTGCGCAGCAGAAAGCTGCCGAAGATCAACGCCTTGCCCTAGAAAAACAGGCAGAACTGGCTCGCCTGAACGCTGGCCGTCAAAGCGGCCAGCAGCCTGCTCCAGGGCAGCCAAGCCTTGGACGCTATGAGGGTGCGCAGCGTGGTCAAGCACCTCAGCAAGCCAATGGTGGGGGCACAGCCAAACGCGAACCGACGCCAGCTGAGGTCGCGGCCGCTCGCCGATTGAACGGCTCAGTCCTATGGGCAGATAACAATGCAGCCAGTGGCCGCGGTGGCTCGGGTTCCAATACCCGTGCTGCAGGCGGAAATGCGAGCGCAAGCTCACTCGATGGTCAAGAGGCCGACAGCTCGTACCTGTCCGGGTCCGACAGTGGCGGCTCTTTAACTGGTGCAAGCCTGGGCGGCGGCGCAGCGGGGGGGACTGGTGGCTCTGCAGGAGGCAAAGCTTCGATTGGCGGCATGCTGCAGACCGAACGGTATCCGAACGGCACCGTACAGCAGCGCGGAAGCGTGAAATACCTGCTGGCCCGTGGCACAACCATTCCTTGCACCATGCGCGAGCGCGTTGTCACCAACTATCCGGGTGGCGTCATGTGCATCATCAACCGCGACGTCTACAGCGCCGATGGTTCGGTATTGCTGATGGGCAAGGGCAGCACCGTGAACGGCGAGCGCAAGGTGGCGATGTCTGCAGGTGTGGCCAAGGTGTTTGTTGCGTGGGGTGACGTTGAGACAACTGATCATGCACACGTTCAGTTTGACTCGCTCGCCGCTGACGCTCTGGGTGGTGCCGGTCTTGACGCATGGATTGACCGCCATCTGATGGAACGCTTCGGCGGTGCCATATTGCTGAGCTTTGCTGACGATGTATTCAAAGCACTGAGCAATTCGACAAGCAGCAGCGAAGTCTCGTTTGACAGCAGCACAGACAATGGCAGTGACATGGCCAGCATTGCTCTTGAGAACAGCATCAACATACCGAATACCGGCTATGTGAAACAGGCGGCGGAAACCAACATCCTGGTTGCCCGCGATGTGGACTTCACCAGAGTGTACGGAGTGCAGTAATGACGACTGTCAGCCCTTTCATCCAGCCTGGCGCCATCGCGGCGCCGGTCTTTGACAACTCGAAACCGGTACGCTCGTTGCTCAAGCAGACGGGCATTCAGGACAAACTGGATATTCCGGGCGTTACCGAGGTGGCCATCAATCGCCCTGGGGAAATCTGGTACGAAAAGAACAGCATGTGGCATGGTGAAAAAGCCCCGCATCTGGATCTGCAACTGTGTTCCCAGCTGGCAACAGCAATGGCGGTAGGGGTCGCCAACGACTCCGGCCAGTTGCAGAAGAACCCGATCTGTCCAGTTGCGCTGCCTGACGGCGAACGGGGGCAGATCGTCATGCCCCCGGCCACGGAAAAGGGCTGCATTTCATTCACCATTCGTAAACCATCCTCCGCTCGTTTCTCGCTGCAGGACTATCACGATACTGGCCGCCTCAGCGGCTATCGTGTGATCGAGAAGAAAGGCGACATTGAAGAATGGCAGAAAGAAATGATCATGTGCGTCAAGCGCGGCGACATGATGAAGTTCTTTCAGATGGCCGTACGTCACAAGCTGAATCTGCTGTTCGGCGGTGCG encodes:
- a CDS encoding TrbI/VirB10 family protein yields the protein MVIAVVAIIVAALLCLGFVGLFAYRSVQASKAARAANVAEDPALAQKTSDGPDLGRYQEKLAADLAAQQKAAEDQRLALEKQAELARLNAGRQSGQQPAPGQPSLGRYEGAQRGQAPQQANGGGTAKREPTPAEVAAARRLNGSVLWADNNAASGRGGSGSNTRAAGGNASASSLDGQEADSSYLSGSDSGGSLTGASLGGGAAGGTGGSAGGKASIGGMLQTERYPNGTVQQRGSVKYLLARGTTIPCTMRERVVTNYPGGVMCIINRDVYSADGSVLLMGKGSTVNGERKVAMSAGVAKVFVAWGDVETTDHAHVQFDSLAADALGGAGLDAWIDRHLMERFGGAILLSFADDVFKALSNSTSSSEVSFDSSTDNGSDMASIALENSINIPNTGYVKQAAETNILVARDVDFTRVYGVQ
- the virB11 gene encoding P-type DNA transfer ATPase VirB11 → MTTVSPFIQPGAIAAPVFDNSKPVRSLLKQTGIQDKLDIPGVTEVAINRPGEIWYEKNSMWHGEKAPHLDLQLCSQLATAMAVGVANDSGQLQKNPICPVALPDGERGQIVMPPATEKGCISFTIRKPSSARFSLQDYHDTGRLSGYRVIEKKGDIEEWQKEMIMCVKRGDMMKFFQMAVRHKLNLLFGGATGSGKTTFSKAIVDLYPLAKRYITIEDIHELQMPNHPNRVHLFFGPHMSARYLVQSCMRMKADHIFMSELKGDETWSYFSVLNTGHKGSLTTAHFNDCNSAAARLTEMVKQSDVGLTLDYQFIYRTVKTSIDCVCHWEGSYLKEVLFEPEEQLRLLNGE
- a CDS encoding virB8 family protein, which codes for MQKHFEETKSLEQRRDSGDAAEKGALGKEAKRLIEEAKKFERSREASNKKMTKAAVIVAGISVVLNLLLGIAIVVMMPLKTVEPYVLRIHDGGSVTAEAPLGEAKTTFGEEADKFFISQYVIARESYDWNLAQRNYDTVKSYSILGGSVFNEYDNFVKSPKSPLAILTNKARVEAPITSITLDQKTSTATVRFAKTVIAADGKPSLMIPQTYWIATLSYSYPNPKLKPEERRLNPLGMKIPAYQLVQEQIGN
- a CDS encoding type IV secretion system protein: MAGQFTIGSDIFASIDTGLSSVFSSGLPALASLVAPVVGAFVSLYAVIIALNWIWSGNTQELPIGDLLKRMFYMALFTAFAFNISLYNTAVVAPVQSIGAEIAQAFARTNTQVPNIIDQMGNQIIDTVTMIWTKTPKMTLLKWNLVPMMRALGTILIVAIGGSIFMAISFLYLLIAKIMVAFVLLVGPIFISFAFFPLTRDYFMKWASQLLNYIFLYAFFGIGFTLLTNLLQQYVSGNDFSKILVTDVTQIKLLFCYILFSGVMMAIPSLASQLTGGVGISGLGAAGPMMSMMTRGVSQLAKGLGKGAGGSGNRIAGAGSNRKLG
- a CDS encoding TrbG/VirB9 family P-type conjugative transfer protein codes for the protein MKYNLALNTFVVVATLMGCNLASAATAPTPSTFDQRIQNVMYNPDDVVVIRTRPGNTTLVKLEPGEVVVGIPGGGLSIGDSDAWTIGIRENSIFLKPKAPFPDTNINLVTNKRTYAIQLVETNDIKRASWQVRYQYPAVPVPIKAPVVDRGPCSDGPINRNYFKYGDQSLSPTEVWDDGRFTCMRFPTSKALPNVYRYNPKSELKEAITNFHMKDDVLVVHEVTDEFRLRIGDQVLGLKTDSLRDAPYNWKKTTTGETRVNRNGQ